A genomic window from Paenibacillus sp. FSL K6-0276 includes:
- a CDS encoding methyl-accepting chemotaxis protein, translating into MFKWLRGLRGTLRAKLIGSFAIVLLVPSIFIGVLSYQSAKGQVEHEILSSAKDTVHFLNNTIDQLVSPKIHHITYLAKSLEAREETPSQLELVQLQLEQYQNLQTDVLFTYFGSETGRYIATPASQLPEGFDPRERDWYQQAMASKGQVVFTNPYEDASSKEVVVTIAAALADGSGVIGMDLSLEKLREVTGKYTIGEQGFAYILDKTGKIIAHPQLSNGVEAKGSLYDPLFKQETGQFEYTENGEGKRTIFETSKLTGWKLAGTMMYSEIEQEVQPIFNTTLLVVVISLLLGTALIIFIIASIMKPLHALMGVTEKISTGNLSERVIIKNKDEFGQLGIRFNQMIDSLSTLIMGVHQTVDHLASSSEELKAGAKQTSQAAEHIAESVQEVAISAETQVKSVLESEQSIEQFSVGVLQVSNNAQNVASTAAHTSELAEQGSVSLETAVQQMDRIHNTITHVSEVIQVLGVRSEEIGEIVGDITNIAQQTNLLALNAAIEAARAGEHGRGFAVVADEVRKLAEQSSHSAAKVIKLIDTIQDETNQAVVSIDLGTKEVMTGMEVVHTAEQSFDRIKYSIQDLNGQIQEVSAASQQMSASTEQLLSTSILIKEASLKTAAGAEEISGASEQQLAAMEEIASSATSLSSVAEELKEMVSKFHL; encoded by the coding sequence ATGTTTAAGTGGTTGAGAGGGCTCAGAGGAACGTTAAGGGCAAAGTTAATTGGTTCGTTTGCTATAGTTCTACTAGTACCAAGTATATTCATTGGCGTACTTTCATATCAGAGTGCCAAAGGGCAAGTGGAACATGAAATCCTTAGTAGCGCGAAGGACACGGTTCATTTTCTAAACAATACGATTGATCAGCTGGTTAGTCCTAAAATTCATCATATAACGTATCTCGCGAAAAGCCTGGAAGCACGGGAGGAGACACCAAGCCAACTGGAGCTAGTACAACTCCAGCTTGAGCAATATCAAAATCTTCAAACAGATGTTTTGTTCACCTATTTTGGATCGGAAACGGGCAGGTATATCGCGACTCCAGCTAGTCAATTGCCTGAAGGATTCGACCCGAGAGAACGAGATTGGTATCAACAAGCAATGGCTAGTAAAGGCCAAGTTGTCTTTACGAATCCTTATGAAGATGCCAGTTCGAAAGAGGTTGTCGTTACTATCGCAGCGGCATTAGCTGATGGATCGGGTGTTATTGGAATGGATCTTAGCCTTGAGAAGCTTCGTGAAGTGACTGGGAAATATACAATTGGCGAACAGGGATTTGCTTATATCTTAGACAAGACGGGTAAAATTATTGCTCATCCGCAATTAAGTAATGGTGTAGAAGCGAAAGGCAGTCTTTATGATCCTTTATTTAAGCAGGAGACAGGTCAGTTTGAATATACAGAGAATGGGGAGGGGAAGCGAACCATTTTTGAAACAAGTAAACTAACAGGTTGGAAGCTAGCGGGTACAATGATGTACTCAGAAATAGAACAAGAAGTCCAACCTATCTTTAACACAACACTACTGGTCGTCGTGATTTCCTTATTGTTAGGAACAGCTCTGATCATATTTATAATTGCTTCTATTATGAAGCCACTTCATGCTTTGATGGGAGTCACAGAAAAGATCAGTACAGGTAATCTGTCTGAGCGGGTCATCATTAAGAATAAAGATGAATTTGGGCAACTAGGTATTCGATTTAATCAGATGATAGATTCACTTTCCACTCTAATTATGGGGGTTCATCAAACGGTAGACCACTTAGCTTCATCCTCGGAAGAGTTGAAGGCCGGTGCGAAGCAAACGAGTCAGGCAGCCGAGCATATCGCTGAATCCGTACAGGAAGTAGCTATAAGTGCAGAAACGCAAGTTAAAAGTGTTCTAGAGAGTGAGCAATCCATTGAGCAATTCTCTGTGGGAGTCCTGCAAGTATCGAACAATGCTCAGAATGTAGCATCTACTGCTGCTCATACGTCTGAGTTAGCAGAACAAGGAAGCGTGTCCCTGGAAACTGCTGTTCAACAGATGGACAGAATTCATAATACGATCACTCATGTTTCCGAAGTGATACAAGTATTAGGGGTTCGTTCAGAGGAGATTGGTGAAATTGTAGGGGACATTACAAACATTGCTCAACAAACGAATCTACTTGCCTTAAATGCGGCGATTGAGGCTGCTAGAGCAGGGGAACATGGCCGAGGATTTGCCGTCGTTGCAGATGAAGTGAGGAAGCTGGCCGAGCAATCATCTCATTCCGCAGCCAAAGTTATTAAACTGATTGATACGATTCAAGATGAGACGAATCAAGCGGTGGTCTCTATTGATCTGGGGACAAAGGAAGTTATGACTGGGATGGAAGTTGTGCATACGGCAGAGCAGTCATTTGATAGAATTAAATATTCTATCCAAGATTTGAATGGACAAATACAGGAAGTGTCCGCAGCCTCTCAACAAATGTCTGCTAGTACTGAACAATTGTTAAGCACTTCAATCCTGATTAAGGAAGCTTCCTTGAAGACAGCGGCTGGAGCAGAAGAAATTTCTGGGGCTAGTGAGCAGCAGTTGGCTGCAATGGAGGAGATTGCTTCATCTGCTACCTCACTCTCTTCCGTGGCAGAAGAGTTGAAAGAAATGGTTAGCAAATTTCATCTGTAG
- a CDS encoding response regulator transcription factor, giving the protein MYKILIIEDDQIMGEMLAMYLSEEGFDVQTADNGRKGIDLAKEFSPDVILLDMMLPDTSGIELCNELRSFSTVPILVDSMKTEVSERVDALLAGADDYICKPFSMRELTAKIGAMIRRTHFYQSTSEVKDEIATTLSCNGEAIMLDVEKRAIYVNSFFVETTFSEFEIMRLFITNEEKVFSREELLNELRGFDSFVTERAMDVHIANLRKKVEINPKEPKYIKTVWGIGYKFVSKG; this is encoded by the coding sequence ATGTACAAAATATTAATAATAGAAGACGATCAGATTATGGGTGAAATGTTAGCGATGTATTTGTCTGAAGAGGGGTTTGATGTACAGACGGCTGACAACGGCCGCAAAGGGATTGATTTGGCTAAAGAGTTCTCACCCGATGTTATCCTCTTGGATATGATGTTACCAGATACAAGCGGAATTGAATTATGTAATGAATTACGCAGTTTTTCAACCGTACCTATCCTGGTCGATTCAATGAAAACAGAAGTATCTGAACGAGTGGATGCTTTATTGGCAGGTGCAGATGATTACATTTGCAAACCATTTAGTATGAGAGAATTAACAGCGAAAATCGGTGCGATGATTAGACGAACTCATTTTTATCAGTCTACATCAGAGGTCAAGGATGAGATTGCAACGACGCTAAGTTGTAATGGCGAAGCGATTATGCTTGATGTCGAGAAAAGAGCGATCTACGTGAATAGTTTCTTTGTTGAAACAACCTTTTCTGAATTTGAGATTATGCGATTGTTTATTACTAATGAAGAAAAGGTCTTTAGTAGAGAAGAGTTACTCAATGAATTACGGGGGTTTGATTCGTTTGTTACAGAGAGAGCAATGGACGTTCATATTGCTAATTTGCGCAAAAAAGTCGAGATCAATCCTAAAGAACCGAAATATATTAAAACGGTTTGGGGCATAGGATATAAATTTGTCTCCAAAGGATAG
- a CDS encoding sugar phosphate nucleotidyltransferase — protein sequence MKGLILCAGRGTRLQPSTYTKPKCMLPVNGEYILVSIINKLVAAGITDIGIVVNPSQGEIQEMIGDGERWKATLTFLLQKEAKGLADAVKSAQPFVEDSSFLLMLGDNLYEGDLEPLIRSLDADQSAASILLQRVNEPRQFGIAVIEEGKIVNLEEKPRDPKSNLAIVGVYALTAAIWPAIEKLTPSPRGEYELTDAIQGVISEGGHVAYSIATAPFFDIGTHERWLEANRYQMDHDPKNVVMPSCNNTSVQWIPPVRVDPTARVKNSIIGPHVYIGPNSVVEHCILTNSILTDQVWLSHVHAEGSVFGSDVHLVEQEIQEQPARHILGDRATVTRICPDWQNDSQLNRIRTGD from the coding sequence ATGAAAGGACTAATCTTGTGCGCCGGCCGGGGGACGAGACTGCAGCCTTCGACTTATACCAAACCAAAGTGCATGCTGCCTGTTAACGGGGAGTATATTCTTGTCTCAATCATTAACAAACTCGTTGCGGCCGGAATTACCGATATTGGAATCGTAGTGAACCCTTCGCAAGGAGAGATCCAGGAAATGATTGGGGATGGGGAGCGGTGGAAGGCCACTTTAACCTTTCTGCTGCAAAAAGAAGCTAAGGGACTGGCGGATGCGGTCAAAAGCGCGCAGCCTTTTGTGGAGGATTCCTCTTTTTTATTGATGCTTGGCGATAATTTGTATGAAGGTGATCTAGAGCCATTGATCCGATCACTGGATGCAGATCAATCTGCAGCTTCGATACTGCTTCAGCGGGTCAATGAGCCCCGTCAATTCGGTATTGCCGTGATTGAAGAGGGGAAGATCGTCAATTTGGAAGAGAAACCCCGTGACCCGAAATCGAATTTGGCTATTGTCGGCGTGTATGCTTTGACTGCAGCCATCTGGCCGGCCATTGAGAAACTTACGCCTTCACCCCGGGGTGAATACGAGCTAACGGATGCCATTCAAGGGGTAATTTCAGAAGGCGGGCATGTTGCGTACAGCATAGCGACTGCACCCTTTTTTGATATTGGAACCCATGAACGCTGGCTTGAGGCGAATCGGTACCAGATGGACCATGATCCAAAGAACGTCGTGATGCCGTCCTGCAATAACACCTCGGTTCAGTGGATCCCTCCGGTTAGGGTCGATCCGACCGCCCGTGTAAAGAACAGTATCATTGGACCTCATGTGTATATTGGTCCGAATAGCGTCGTCGAACATTGCATTCTAACCAATAGCATTTTGACGGATCAGGTGTGGTTGTCCCATGTTCATGCGGAGGGGAGTGTTTTTGGATCAGATGTTCATCTGGTTGAACAAGAAATTCAGGAGCAGCCTGCCCGTCATATCCTGGGAGATCGTGCAACGGTTACAAGAATCTGTCCTGACTGGCAGAACGATTCACAATTAAATCGGATCCGTACCGGGGATTAG
- a CDS encoding glycosyltransferase, translating into MIELVLTINDKDGSYTEHAGVVLASIFSNTQQTINVHIVHDDSLGEENKGKLSQLVDLFHHNIFFYHVTVPGDMHEVAAGVHKIDYWTIASMYRLLLPLFIQTDRIIYMDCDILVNMDINELWSIDLGERYLGAVLDQGQNLLEYFTSLGLSAELYFNSGVILFHLDNIRNKQTWYEEMLHFLRSYPTMTMPDQDVLNSVYSSNYLQMDQRFNTFAHAELELENKIVHFAGDNKWWDNDSPSAPLYAKFLAMTPWARELSSEPVYEPEQANIAPEPPAPEIQPVAIQLPENPVPEVVAPAPENIPVKPHRWKRRRSLRLRIRRRLKLRLRKKRMIRAKYRSIKRLKLIKRLHVKKKKALQMRKKKLQLVKKKSKHVMKMVPPKKSTYHLKRTS; encoded by the coding sequence ATGATTGAGTTGGTTTTGACGATCAACGATAAAGACGGGAGCTACACGGAGCATGCGGGTGTTGTTCTGGCATCAATTTTTTCCAATACCCAGCAAACAATTAATGTGCACATTGTGCATGATGATTCCTTAGGTGAAGAAAACAAGGGTAAACTCAGCCAGTTGGTGGATCTATTTCATCACAACATCTTTTTTTATCATGTTACAGTTCCTGGGGATATGCATGAAGTTGCTGCCGGCGTGCACAAGATCGACTATTGGACAATAGCTAGTATGTACCGTTTGTTGCTTCCGCTATTTATTCAGACCGACAGGATTATTTATATGGACTGCGACATTTTGGTCAATATGGATATTAACGAATTGTGGAGCATCGACCTGGGAGAACGGTATTTGGGCGCAGTGCTGGATCAAGGCCAAAATTTGCTGGAGTACTTTACTTCACTTGGCCTTAGTGCAGAGCTGTATTTTAACTCAGGCGTGATTCTGTTTCATCTGGACAATATCCGCAATAAACAGACCTGGTATGAAGAAATGCTCCATTTCTTGCGTAGCTATCCAACGATGACCATGCCTGATCAGGATGTTCTGAATTCTGTTTATAGCTCCAACTATTTGCAAATGGATCAGCGCTTTAATACGTTCGCGCATGCTGAACTCGAGTTAGAGAACAAAATTGTTCACTTCGCCGGGGACAACAAATGGTGGGATAACGATTCACCCTCAGCACCGCTATACGCTAAATTCCTTGCCATGACCCCGTGGGCTAGAGAACTTTCATCAGAGCCGGTTTACGAGCCGGAGCAGGCCAACATCGCGCCTGAGCCGCCCGCTCCAGAAATTCAGCCTGTAGCAATACAGCTACCGGAAAACCCGGTCCCTGAAGTGGTAGCCCCGGCCCCGGAGAACATTCCCGTAAAGCCGCACAGATGGAAACGCCGCAGATCGTTACGGTTACGGATAAGACGTAGACTGAAATTGAGACTGAGAAAGAAAAGAATGATCCGCGCCAAATACCGTTCAATAAAGCGGTTAAAACTGATCAAGCGTCTACATGTAAAGAAGAAAAAAGCACTACAAATGAGAAAGAAGAAACTGCAGCTGGTCAAAAAAAAGAGCAAACATGTGATGAAAATGGTACCTCCGAAAAAAAGCACATACCATTTGAAGCGTACCTCATAA
- a CDS encoding DUF6707 family protein, producing MAALIAVHNGWLLPGEGRLHGLKDESDLQTLVEILYTERKVKMDTQIFEQIMEQCPKKKVVSLCKKLIKKCSFKSGADIQNLSHLAYWLYVHGEPQLSLKCISFTHDVVFDQNYNVWDFIHAMCGLEIRLLKEQNKLDEAQKIIEIINNHFLTPTKIGTPEDTKTREAKRRERFTYESVIRKENIERDLQDNDIKSANEWRFIALFGMIGNTETGLYPNLNERKDEIEQKITEYITELTKIK from the coding sequence ATGGCTGCTTTGATCGCAGTTCACAATGGCTGGCTTCTGCCTGGCGAAGGCCGGTTGCATGGTCTCAAGGATGAATCCGATCTCCAGACTTTGGTCGAAATTTTATATACTGAAAGGAAAGTAAAAATGGATACGCAAATTTTTGAACAAATAATGGAGCAATGCCCTAAAAAAAAGGTTGTAAGCTTATGTAAAAAATTGATAAAAAAATGCTCTTTTAAAAGCGGTGCAGATATCCAAAATCTTAGTCATCTTGCTTATTGGCTTTATGTACATGGTGAGCCTCAGCTATCTTTAAAATGCATTTCATTTACTCATGATGTAGTTTTTGATCAAAATTACAATGTTTGGGACTTTATTCATGCTATGTGTGGACTGGAAATTCGACTTTTAAAAGAACAGAATAAACTTGATGAGGCACAGAAAATAATTGAAATAATTAATAATCATTTTCTAACGCCCACTAAAATCGGTACACCAGAGGATACAAAAACAAGAGAAGCAAAACGTCGTGAAAGGTTTACTTATGAAAGTGTAATTAGAAAAGAAAATATCGAAAGAGATTTACAAGACAATGATATTAAAAGTGCAAATGAGTGGAGATTTATTGCACTGTTTGGCATGATTGGCAATACCGAAACCGGACTGTATCCAAATTTAAATGAACGTAAAGATGAAATTGAGCAAAAGATTACTGAATACATTACTGAATTAACTAAAATAAAGTAA
- a CDS encoding methyltransferase domain-containing protein, translated as MKETTYFTTGQLSKLTGLTLRTLRYYDQIGLLTPDKEHTGAVRRYGVDDLRRLQQIQTLKYVGLSLDEIGDLLAAEAGLGWKIRNSLLAQLDVVRQKMLHTENVVKVIRGVLEDADGLGEGGWNHLADIIQAVQTEQKWGEQYRNASRLQSRIHLYDRFCTNPHGWHKWVFDQLGQEPDVHLLELGCGDGSLWLCNADRIPKSWRITLTDVSEGMLEEARSRLKGLPQFKFLLVDAQEIPFHDGQFDKVIANNMLYHVQNIQRAIQEIHRVMKQDGHFYATTMSLRHLQEVVQLGTSYDPGMEVLDRVIENFHLDNAGGLLSPFFREVEPFIYEDSLRITEVEPLIDYMISTPMNARLRLQGHVLDQFRAYVEEILKREGVHYFPYCDIINELS; from the coding sequence ATGAAGGAAACTACATATTTCACGACTGGACAGTTGTCTAAGTTGACGGGATTAACGCTTCGAACCTTGAGGTATTACGACCAGATAGGACTATTGACTCCAGACAAAGAGCATACAGGAGCTGTTCGAAGGTACGGAGTGGATGACCTAAGACGGCTGCAGCAAATTCAGACGCTGAAGTATGTGGGGTTGTCACTGGATGAGATCGGGGATCTTCTGGCTGCGGAGGCCGGTTTAGGTTGGAAGATTCGGAACTCGCTTCTTGCTCAGTTGGATGTGGTGCGGCAGAAGATGCTCCATACCGAGAATGTCGTGAAGGTGATCCGAGGGGTGTTGGAGGACGCCGACGGGTTAGGCGAGGGGGGATGGAACCATCTGGCGGACATTATTCAGGCCGTACAGACGGAGCAGAAGTGGGGGGAACAGTATCGGAATGCATCTCGGTTACAATCCAGAATACACCTCTATGACCGATTCTGTACCAATCCACACGGATGGCACAAATGGGTATTCGATCAGCTTGGGCAGGAGCCGGATGTTCATTTGCTTGAGCTAGGCTGCGGAGACGGTTCCTTGTGGCTATGCAATGCTGATCGTATTCCGAAGAGTTGGCGCATCACGTTAACGGATGTGTCTGAAGGAATGCTGGAGGAGGCGCGGAGCCGCCTCAAAGGCTTGCCCCAATTTAAGTTCTTGTTGGTGGACGCGCAAGAAATTCCTTTCCATGACGGACAATTCGATAAAGTAATCGCCAACAATATGCTCTACCATGTGCAGAATATTCAGCGGGCTATCCAGGAAATACACCGTGTCATGAAACAAGACGGCCACTTCTACGCCACGACGATGAGCTTGCGGCACCTGCAGGAGGTGGTGCAACTGGGGACATCTTATGACCCGGGAATGGAGGTACTGGACCGCGTCATTGAGAATTTTCATCTGGACAATGCGGGCGGGCTGCTCTCGCCCTTTTTCCGTGAGGTTGAACCGTTTATTTATGAGGACAGCCTAAGAATCACCGAAGTAGAACCTCTGATTGACTATATGATTTCTACTCCCATGAATGCACGGTTACGACTGCAGGGTCATGTATTGGATCAATTTCGAGCCTATGTTGAGGAAATCCTAAAGCGTGAAGGCGTCCATTATTTTCCATATTGTGATATTATAAATGAGTTGAGTTAA
- a CDS encoding response regulator, which translates to MKIFEENYAKKLTYLILITIVIAFVLTGNIVLSQTNKIIKDEIESKLTLQSKALADQMNAFFMQKGAMVRQMSTNRTIINYLKTAQSISDVRTNTNYKDVSSELDAIKALDNNVEFVWVVSKTANSLIGSEGAVATSDWNTQERPWFKDDLSSEEVTFTEPYIDYITGRLVTSAILKIVENEVVLGFIAVDLLLDDIPSIMEAYPIGQTGYTILLSKNGTIMYHPRQELVGKDKLSEQPGGLGNIGGEMIAGEKGLQIATVNDHKEYIGYAPVPYSGWSVATALPTSEALKQLNNAQRLSLIINVISVCIVVSLLYLLLNYMLNGQRRIQAELVQAKEEAEEANKAKTHFLARMSHEIRTPMNGIIGLSELMQKTKMTVKQQDYQGKIYTSSHVLLRLINEILDFSKIEAGKLDIEKVAFYPEEIVRRLSDMLGIYLGTKQLEIIIETESEIPMELIGDPHRLEQVLLNLCSNAIKFTERGFVSLSITVEYQLQHEMFLRFVVEDTGVGLTAEQILTLYEPFTQADDSTSRRYGGTGLGLVISQNLIKMMGGRLDASSELGKGSVFSFTLPFEISSNQRGNNLYLNQGYGDLPVLIVEDHERMRNNLANIVKSLDLSPTCLTGWQEAIHHLEQQAGEITYSFIFLDMEAEDMYGVETLSRLAALMRGSNSITIAMTTEYGRDELARIEKAVQPNAVLIKPINRIDLFRSLQAAFEQKKESCFVTNQLVHKDDFLISGYKGKILLAEDHEINQQVAVELLQDHGFSVTIARNGHEVLKNLDGTRWDLILMDVHMPEMDGCEATLLVRQDKRYKSLPIVAMTASVVKEEHNNCYRVGMKGVLTKPIDPKVLKDMLSEYVPLPYLDIPKAMERLDGKIPIYHHMLKTFAWEYVSFVDQLQETIRTEDYSTAKRMIHTLSGVAGNLSAERLFIASKQFEEKLNNSIDLKRYQEYMKELRQQLNDVLALVHEIL; encoded by the coding sequence ATGAAAATTTTTGAAGAAAATTATGCGAAAAAGTTGACTTATTTGATATTAATTACGATTGTTATAGCCTTTGTCCTAACGGGAAACATTGTATTGTCACAAACAAACAAGATAATAAAGGATGAAATTGAGAGCAAGCTAACATTACAAAGTAAAGCTCTGGCAGATCAGATGAATGCTTTTTTTATGCAAAAAGGAGCTATGGTTCGGCAAATGAGTACGAACCGTACGATCATTAATTATTTGAAAACGGCACAATCAATAAGCGACGTACGTACCAACACTAATTATAAAGATGTATCCTCAGAATTGGATGCAATTAAGGCGTTGGATAACAATGTGGAATTTGTATGGGTTGTGAGCAAAACAGCAAACTCTTTAATTGGAAGTGAAGGTGCAGTAGCAACGTCGGACTGGAACACTCAGGAACGTCCATGGTTTAAAGATGATCTTAGTTCAGAAGAGGTCACCTTTACAGAGCCGTACATAGATTATATAACGGGAAGGCTTGTCACTAGTGCTATTCTAAAAATCGTAGAAAACGAAGTCGTACTTGGCTTTATAGCTGTTGATCTATTGTTGGATGACATTCCAAGCATCATGGAAGCTTACCCAATCGGTCAAACCGGGTATACCATTTTACTTTCAAAGAATGGCACAATTATGTATCACCCCAGACAAGAGCTGGTTGGTAAGGACAAACTTTCGGAGCAACCAGGTGGTCTGGGCAATATAGGCGGAGAGATGATTGCTGGCGAGAAAGGGTTACAAATTGCTACTGTTAACGATCACAAAGAATACATAGGATATGCCCCTGTACCTTACTCTGGTTGGTCGGTTGCAACTGCACTGCCTACTAGCGAAGCGTTAAAACAATTAAATAATGCTCAAAGACTATCCCTTATCATAAATGTGATTTCTGTATGTATTGTTGTAAGTTTGCTGTATTTATTACTAAATTACATGTTGAATGGGCAAAGACGGATACAGGCGGAGCTGGTACAAGCAAAAGAAGAAGCTGAAGAGGCTAACAAGGCAAAGACACATTTTCTTGCCAGGATGAGCCATGAGATTCGGACTCCAATGAATGGGATTATCGGCTTGTCAGAGTTAATGCAAAAAACAAAAATGACGGTTAAGCAACAAGACTATCAAGGGAAGATTTATACTTCGTCCCATGTATTATTGCGATTAATTAATGAAATTCTGGACTTTTCCAAGATAGAAGCAGGGAAGCTGGATATAGAGAAAGTGGCCTTTTATCCCGAGGAGATTGTACGACGGCTATCTGATATGCTAGGAATTTATTTGGGGACAAAGCAGTTGGAAATCATTATCGAGACTGAGTCTGAAATACCCATGGAATTAATTGGGGACCCGCATCGTCTTGAGCAAGTATTGCTAAATTTGTGCAGCAACGCGATCAAGTTTACGGAACGTGGATTTGTTTCTCTAAGCATAACGGTGGAATATCAGCTACAGCATGAGATGTTCCTACGTTTTGTTGTTGAAGATACAGGGGTCGGATTGACGGCAGAACAGATACTCACTCTATATGAACCCTTTACACAAGCAGATGATTCAACGAGTAGAAGGTATGGGGGAACAGGGCTTGGGCTGGTGATCTCACAAAATCTGATTAAGATGATGGGTGGTAGATTAGATGCTTCTAGTGAATTAGGCAAGGGAAGTGTTTTTTCATTTACTCTACCTTTTGAAATATCATCAAATCAGAGAGGGAATAACCTCTATCTGAATCAAGGATATGGGGATCTGCCAGTCTTGATCGTAGAGGATCATGAGAGGATGCGGAATAATCTAGCTAATATAGTGAAATCCTTGGACTTATCTCCGACATGCTTGACTGGTTGGCAGGAGGCAATCCATCACTTGGAGCAGCAAGCGGGAGAAATTACATATAGCTTTATCTTTCTCGATATGGAAGCGGAGGATATGTATGGAGTAGAGACTTTAAGTCGTCTGGCAGCACTTATGCGGGGGAGCAATAGTATAACTATTGCAATGACGACAGAATACGGAAGGGATGAATTAGCGAGGATTGAAAAGGCAGTACAGCCTAATGCGGTCCTGATAAAACCGATCAATCGAATTGATTTATTTAGGTCTCTTCAAGCGGCTTTTGAGCAAAAAAAAGAGTCGTGTTTTGTAACTAACCAGCTTGTGCACAAGGATGATTTTCTTATCAGCGGTTATAAAGGAAAGATACTCTTAGCAGAGGATCATGAGATTAATCAACAAGTAGCAGTGGAATTGTTACAAGACCATGGATTTTCGGTCACGATTGCTAGAAATGGGCATGAAGTATTGAAAAATCTGGATGGAACAAGATGGGATCTCATCTTAATGGACGTTCATATGCCAGAGATGGATGGTTGTGAGGCGACTTTGCTTGTTCGCCAGGATAAACGGTATAAAAGCCTACCCATCGTGGCGATGACAGCAAGCGTCGTCAAAGAGGAGCACAACAATTGCTATCGCGTAGGGATGAAAGGTGTGCTTACTAAGCCAATTGATCCTAAAGTACTGAAAGATATGCTAAGCGAATATGTCCCACTACCCTACCTAGATATTCCCAAAGCTATGGAGCGACTGGATGGGAAAATACCAATTTATCACCATATGCTTAAAACGTTTGCGTGGGAATATGTAAGTTTTGTTGATCAACTTCAGGAAACGATACGAACGGAGGATTACTCTACAGCTAAACGGATGATTCATACACTAAGCGGAGTTGCGGGGAATCTTTCAGCGGAAAGACTATTTATAGCTTCTAAACAGTTTGAAGAAAAGCTTAACAACTCAATAGATTTGAAAAGGTATCAAGAATATATGAAGGAGCTTCGGCAACAATTAAATGATGTGTTAGCTCTAGTACATGAAATTTTATGA
- a CDS encoding AAC(3) family N-acetyltransferase: MKKFTNEDFLQALQAANVYSGDMVFVHSSLFQLGRMEGCQPQEIPAQLLRLLLDYLGSEGTIVVPTFNFGFIQGLTYNRQQTSSEGMGVFSEVVRLLPEGLRSCHPLQSIAAVGRLAETITTPDTSSSFDANGAFGLMLGLGAKVLLLGAPIQAASLVHYVEERLEVPYRQWKIVSGNYVDNGEEMKRTYKFFARDLELDPRLNLEPIETWLTERNQFYKVPMGNGYVSQCAFSDFVDVVSEHLIDNPYCLINSMKTNH; encoded by the coding sequence ATGAAAAAGTTTACGAATGAGGATTTTCTGCAAGCCTTACAAGCAGCTAATGTGTACTCCGGAGATATGGTGTTTGTCCATAGCTCCTTGTTTCAATTGGGTAGGATGGAAGGCTGTCAGCCTCAGGAGATACCAGCCCAGTTATTACGTCTGTTACTTGACTATCTAGGGAGCGAAGGGACAATTGTAGTCCCGACTTTTAACTTTGGATTTATACAAGGATTGACGTATAATCGTCAGCAAACTTCATCCGAAGGAATGGGAGTGTTCTCAGAGGTTGTACGTCTACTGCCTGAAGGCCTTCGAAGCTGTCATCCACTTCAGTCAATCGCGGCGGTTGGACGACTTGCTGAGACGATTACTACTCCAGATACTAGTTCCTCATTTGATGCGAATGGTGCTTTTGGTCTAATGCTGGGTCTTGGCGCAAAAGTACTCTTGCTTGGAGCACCAATTCAGGCGGCCTCTCTAGTTCATTACGTTGAGGAACGTTTAGAAGTCCCATATCGACAATGGAAAATTGTCAGCGGTAACTATGTTGATAATGGAGAGGAAATGAAGCGTACATATAAATTCTTTGCACGCGATCTAGAACTCGATCCTCGTTTAAATTTAGAACCTATAGAGACCTGGTTAACGGAACGAAATCAATTTTATAAGGTACCGATGGGTAATGGGTATGTATCACAATGTGCATTTTCTGATTTTGTGGACGTAGTTTCTGAGCACTTAATAGATAATCCTTATTGTTTAATTAACTCAATGAAGACGAATCACTAG